GAATTCCGGCGATAAGCAAATAGAAGGTGATCAGAAGACTCCGGAGGGTATTTATCGTTTCTCGGCAAAGTATGGCCGGCAAAATTTGAAACCCAAATTTGGTGCGATGGCATTTTACATCGACTATCCGAATGCGTTTGATCGTCGCGAAAAAAAGACGGGGTTTGATATCATGTTGCATTCGACAGATGACCCCGATCGGCTTGCGCGCCCTCAAGACTCGGATGGATGTGTGGTGGTGGATGACGCTCGTATCAAAGAAATTTCAGAATATATCCAGACGCCGATTACGACCGTCATCATTTACGACCAGCTAAAGCCCGAGCACTTGGCGACAGAGACCAGCGGTGATTTGAAATCTGCATTCGAGAGCTGGCTAAAGGCGTGGTCTGGGAAAGACATTGACTCCTACATTGGGTCATATTCCAAGGACTTTACCTTCGAGGCTCTGAATCGCGAGCAGTACAAGCTCTACAAGGATTCCCTCAATCGGAAGTATGAAACGATTGACGTGAAAGCCACGAATCGCCGCTTCTTTCGCCATCCGAAGTACGAGTTGGTCACATTCAATCAAGAGTATTCGTCGACTTTTAAGGGTGGCCGTAAGGCATTCGTCGCACGCGGACAAAAAAGGATCTACTTTGTTCGGGAAGACGGCCGACTAAAGATTCTGTCGGAAGAATTTTCGCGGCAATAGATGGCTCATTCAATCGTAAGGGCATCGAAAAACTTCGATGCCCTTTCACTCTCAAAGAAAGCTTGCAAGCCTTTTTCGATAACAGCTTGGATTTGGCCAGCGGCTCGGAACATTTGAATTTCCTTAAGGCGCTCACGAGCAGCCGTTTTTCCCATGTCATCTGCGCAAACGGCTGCAAGGGCATCTGTCACACGTTCGAATATGTAGCTGGAAACTTTTTTGTTTTCACAAATCCATGTGGATGTTTGCAGCTGAAATGACTTTACCCGGCGCAAAGCTTCAATTCCAAGTGCATCATTTTTCAGGGCTTGAATGGCGGTTCCAACTTCTTTCATCGCGCGGCGGATATGATTATTTTAAAGTCCGTCTTGAGGGAAAGCGTCCCAGTCAATCTGCAGCGGGATTTCAACCTTGAAACCGGCCCAATCCTCAATCGCTTCGTATTGAGCCGTGTGAGAGGCTCCTCATTTACCGGACGCGCAGCTCGTCCAAATGAAAGTTCATGACGCCATTTCATCGGCTCGTGAACCTTCATCGACATAATCTGGTAGCTGTCGATTTAGGAAATTTCGCGCACTTCTGCGGGCGGTAGATCTTTTGTTGAGTCAAAAGTCTGCATGGCGAAAAGATAGCGATTATTTACGAAAAGCATTTTGAACGGAGTGCCGCGGATCACAGCGCCACTCACAAGCAGAAGATCGACAACTGGCGAATCGGCGCCCAGGATGTCATGCGTGCAAGGGTAGAATAAAGATGTGATTCGGCTATCGAACCAAGTCTGGACTAAGCTCGAGAGAAACGGGCTGCGCCTCTTGAGCGGCGTGGTCCTGTGTCAGGCGACCACGCCCCGTCTGCATTTTAAAACGGCGCTTAGTTTTTTAAGCGTGTCTCCATCAGATGGTCCATTGCTTTAAGTGCGTCTACCCATGTGAAGATCCCGACGAGCTTGTGATTGTCGACAATCAGTGCGCAGCCATATTTGTGGGCGGCCATTTCGGAACAAACTTGATTCAGCGGCGTTTCTGGCTTCGTGATGTAAGGTTCCGGCGTGTACGCTTCTTCGACCGTGACCTTTCCTGGATCTACATCGCGAAAGCTTTCCACCAAGTGTACGTCGCGATCAGAGAGAATTCCTACTAAACGCCCTCCTGACAAAACCGGCAGATGTCTGACGCGGTACTCAGACATCATTGCCTCCGCTTTCGACAATGGTTGATCGGCGCCGATGGTGTGCGGCATCACGGTCATATACTTTTGGACGGTTGGAATCGACTTCATAATTTTTATCCCTCACTAAGTAAGTTTGCTAAACCGGTCTTTCAGAATCAGCGGTACAAAGACTATGCCGCTCTTAAAGGTTGCAGGTCGAATTAAAACGCCAGTGGGCAAGTGTGAAATGCAACGCGACCGCGCAATATGGGACCAGAAGTCACCTTGGGATTTATCGGGACGGGACAAAGCGCCCCATCACAGCAGCGAAGGCCAGAGGAGAAGGCCAGAGGGGAAGGTGAGACGGCGCTAGAGATTTCGAGTGAACGGTGAAAGCAGCGATTCAAGAAGATCATCGGGCTTTCTAGATGCAGGGACATCCGTATCGTCAGTCGACACGCCGACGACTTTTTGTGGATCGCTCTCAAGCGGTTTCAACGACCGATGAACGAGATCCCAGATTGAAAACACTGTTCCATAGCACGAGTTGGTAAAGTCCTTTGTGGGCAGGTGGTGAACCCAGTGACGTCTTGGTGTGATGAGTAAAGCTCCCAGCTTCGATTCGATGTGAATAGGAATCTTCAAGTTCGAGTGATGAAAAATCGCTGCGCTGGTCACCAGTACTTCAAAAAACAACACAGCTTCGATCGAAAAGCCGATGGCGAGGATGCAGCTGGCGCGGAAAAGGCCAGAAAGAACGATTTCAAAAAAGTGAAAACGCAAGGCAGTTGACGCATCCATCTCGTGATCCAAGTGATGAGGTTGATGAAACCGCCAGAGGAAAGGCACAACATGGTTGAGGCGATGCCATAGGTAGATCAGGTAGTCCAAAATAATCACTTCGATGCAAATACGAAAAGCAAATGGCCAGGCATCAGAACTCAAGACTGGTAAAAGACCGAGTTTATTCTCGGAACTTGTGCGAGCGGCCGACAGCACGATGATCACGGAGGTAAAGCGGGCTACCACTGCGCTAGTCGCTGCCATGACAAGATTTTGAAAGAGGCGTTTGATTTTTGATTTTGAATTCCGGCGCAACGGAAACGCATTCTCCAGAATTATGC
The window above is part of the Deltaproteobacteria bacterium genome. Proteins encoded here:
- a CDS encoding L,D-transpeptidase family protein — encoded protein: MKINLFIMALLMGSAIAFGADEVSQVAVATSSVKSEGLPVVIVDKAKYELHLANYKNGLEIFKTFKVTIGKNSGDKQIEGDQKTPEGIYRFSAKYGRQNLKPKFGAMAFYIDYPNAFDRREKKTGFDIMLHSTDDPDRLARPQDSDGCVVVDDARIKEISEYIQTPITTVIIYDQLKPEHLATETSGDLKSAFESWLKAWSGKDIDSYIGSYSKDFTFEALNREQYKLYKDSLNRKYETIDVKATNRRFFRHPKYELVTFNQEYSSTFKGGRKAFVARGQKRIYFVREDGRLKILSEEFSRQ
- a CDS encoding CBS domain-containing protein; this translates as MKSIPTVQKYMTVMPHTIGADQPLSKAEAMMSEYRVRHLPVLSGGRLVGILSDRDVHLVESFRDVDPGKVTVEEAYTPEPYITKPETPLNQVCSEMAAHKYGCALIVDNHKLVGIFTWVDALKAMDHLMETRLKN
- a CDS encoding sterol desaturase family protein, yielding MESFKQKLYILAAVFTVCIILENAFPLRRNSKSKIKRLFQNLVMAATSAVVARFTSVIIVLSAARTSSENKLGLLPVLSSDAWPFAFRICIEVIILDYLIYLWHRLNHVVPFLWRFHQPHHLDHEMDASTALRFHFFEIVLSGLFRASCILAIGFSIEAVLFFEVLVTSAAIFHHSNLKIPIHIESKLGALLITPRRHWVHHLPTKDFTNSCYGTVFSIWDLVHRSLKPLESDPQKVVGVSTDDTDVPASRKPDDLLESLLSPFTRNL